The Daucus carota subsp. sativus chromosome 7, DH1 v3.0, whole genome shotgun sequence genome window below encodes:
- the LOC108196332 gene encoding uncharacterized protein LOC108196332 isoform X2 produces the protein MKYIIYRSSTLHSASETSHKPEKWQLFNCVVSVKSLTFSPIISQWVYLKRTLFDALKSVAWRKGIARRAPDTPTKDCILSSKEPTEHELVLSGNSKKSMFQHLGAGIAMMIFRLHRALSQQDKLDSCIAATPKIVISMSLVTCTKMMLSLWPQLLFPDAGSEEATGLVIRFIISRTGDKAKVSELVKEVAKFDDFMLLDIKEEYSFPSLKPPMHFMFLNSMSKLAPTYI, from the exons ATGAAGTACATAATTTATAGGTCATCTACACTACACAGTGCATCGGAAACCTCTCATAAACCCGAAAAATGGCAGCTCTTCAATTGCGTCGTTTCCGTCAAATCTCTCACTTTCTCCCCTATTATTTCCCAG TGGGTATATTTGAAGAGAACTCTTTTTGATGCGTTGAAATctgtggcatggagaaaagggATTGCTCGTCGGGCCCCAG ATACACCTACAAAGGACTGCATATTAAGTAGCAAAGAGCCAACAGAACATGAACTTGTACTCTCTGG GAATTCAAAAAAATCCATGTTCCAGCATTTGGGAGCTGGGATTGCAATGATGATCTTCCGTTTACACAGAGCTTTGAGTCAGCAAGACAAGCTGGACTCCTGCATAGCAGCTACTCCGAAGATCGTGATCTCTATGTCACTGGTGACTTGTACCAAAATGATGTTGTCACTCTGGCCACAATTGTTGTTCCCCGACGCAGG CTCAGAAGAAGCCACTGGCTTGGTCATCAGATTTATTATCAGTAGAACAGGAGATAAAGCAAAAGTGTCAGAACTCGTGAAGGAGGTGGCAAAATTTGATGACTTCATGCTCTTGGATATCAAAGAGGAGTACA GTTTTCCTTCTTTAAAGCCGCCTATGCACTTTATGTTTCTGAATTCTATGTCAAAGCTGGCGCCGACATATATTTGA
- the LOC108196332 gene encoding uncharacterized protein LOC108196332 isoform X1, translated as MKYIIYRSSTLHSASETSHKPEKWQLFNCVVSVKSLTFSPIISQGYVNSQWVYLKRTLFDALKSVAWRKGIARRAPDTPTKDCILSSKEPTEHELVLSGNSKKSMFQHLGAGIAMMIFRLHRALSQQDKLDSCIAATPKIVISMSLVTCTKMMLSLWPQLLFPDAGSEEATGLVIRFIISRTGDKAKVSELVKEVAKFDDFMLLDIKEEYSFPSLKPPMHFMFLNSMSKLAPTYI; from the exons ATGAAGTACATAATTTATAGGTCATCTACACTACACAGTGCATCGGAAACCTCTCATAAACCCGAAAAATGGCAGCTCTTCAATTGCGTCGTTTCCGTCAAATCTCTCACTTTCTCCCCTATTATTTCCCAG GGATATGTCAATTCACAGTGGGTATATTTGAAGAGAACTCTTTTTGATGCGTTGAAATctgtggcatggagaaaagggATTGCTCGTCGGGCCCCAG ATACACCTACAAAGGACTGCATATTAAGTAGCAAAGAGCCAACAGAACATGAACTTGTACTCTCTGG GAATTCAAAAAAATCCATGTTCCAGCATTTGGGAGCTGGGATTGCAATGATGATCTTCCGTTTACACAGAGCTTTGAGTCAGCAAGACAAGCTGGACTCCTGCATAGCAGCTACTCCGAAGATCGTGATCTCTATGTCACTGGTGACTTGTACCAAAATGATGTTGTCACTCTGGCCACAATTGTTGTTCCCCGACGCAGG CTCAGAAGAAGCCACTGGCTTGGTCATCAGATTTATTATCAGTAGAACAGGAGATAAAGCAAAAGTGTCAGAACTCGTGAAGGAGGTGGCAAAATTTGATGACTTCATGCTCTTGGATATCAAAGAGGAGTACA GTTTTCCTTCTTTAAAGCCGCCTATGCACTTTATGTTTCTGAATTCTATGTCAAAGCTGGCGCCGACATATATTTGA